One genomic window of Aptenodytes patagonicus chromosome 3, bAptPat1.pri.cur, whole genome shotgun sequence includes the following:
- the MRPL19 gene encoding large ribosomal subunit protein bL19m encodes MAAACGRLLPRSAAAGAVGLGAARPARCFSSSGYRINSDGKPAKFQPPPKPVIIDKQKQREERRFLSPEFIPPRGRTDPLKFYIERKDMIQRRKVFNIPEFYVGSVLAVTTADPYANEKSNRFVGICIQRGGKGLGATFVLRNVIEDQGVEICYELYNPRIQAIEVLKLEKRLDDNLMYLRDALPEYSTFDMNMKPVSRLDSEEIPVNKLQVRMKPKPWSKRWERPKYNIKGIKFELPEKKMKEAQKWSQPWLEFDMLREYDTSKIEEKIWKEVSEALQK; translated from the exons ATGGCAGCCGCCTGCGGGAGGCTGTTGCCGCGGAGCGCCGCCGCCGGCGCGGTGGGCCtcggcgccgcccggcccgcca ggtGCTTTTCTTCCTCGGGGTACCGAATTAACAGCGATGGAAAGCCAGCAAAATTTCAGCCGCCTCCAAAGCCCGTCATTATTGacaagcagaagcagagagaggagaggag GTTCTTGAGCCCTGAATTTATACCTCCCAGAGGGAGAACAGATCCTCTTAAATTCTATATAGAAAGAAAGGATATGatacagagaagaaaagtctTCAACATCCCAGAGTTCTATGTTG GCAGTGTACTTGCCGTTACTACTGCAGATCCATACGCCAATGAGAAATCCAACCGGTTTGTAGGCATCTGCattcaaagaggaggaaaaggacttGGCGCTACCTTTGTCCTTCGGAATGTTATCGAAGACCAAG GTGTTGAAATATGTTATGAACTATACAATCCTCGAATCCAGGCGATCGAGGTCCTGAAGCTAGAAAAGAGGCTGGATGACAACCTGATGTACCTGCGAGATGCCCTCCCTGAATATAGTACTTTCGATATGAATATGAAACCTGTGTCTCGCTTAGACAGCGAAGAAATTCCTGTGAACAAG CTGCAGGTACGAATGAAACCTAAACCATGGTCAAAACGGTGGGAAAGGCCAAAATACAATATAAAAGGAATAAAGTTTGAgctacctgaaaaaaaaatgaaagaagcacAGAAGTGGAGCCAGCCATGGCTAGAGTTTGATATGCTGCGAGAATATGATACTTCAAAAATAGAGGAGAAAATTTGGAAAGAAGTGAGTGAAGCGcttcaaaaataa